In the Rhodothermaceae bacterium genome, TCCTTCACGTAGTGCACGAACGGTGACAGCACGAATTGCCGGGTTCAATCCCGGCACATCGCCACCACCGGTAAGGATTCCGATTGTACCTTTGTAGGCCATGATGAATTGTATTTCAGTAGGTTGATTTCTTCGAAAATTACGACACGACAGGCAATCGGTTACACCGCTTACAAAATGATAATCTTGGCAAATCCGTTTTTCGCGCAAATTCGGGAAGATTTTTTCTGATGAATCGTCTAAGCAGCTAAAGAATTTGATATTTTTCAACTCATGCGTCGTACATCCTACTTCCCGTGCTTTATTCTGCTCTTGAGTGGACTACTTTTTGTCCAGAGTGGTTTCGCCCAGCGAGGACCACGGGGGCCACGCATTAACTCACCAGAAATGCAGGAGACCCTCGTTGACACACTGATCTCCACGCTTGAGGTTGCGGATGAACTGGTCCCAGCGGTTCGTGCAATCTTGGAAGCTCGGACAAATTCTTTGATGGCACTTCGCCCTGAGCCCGGCGGAGGTCGCGGCCAGTTTCAAGCTATGCGTGCCAAACGTCAGGCAATCAACCAGGAAACCGAAACCGCACTTGCAGCGCTTTTGACGCCTGAGCAAATGACCTCGTACCGAAAATTTATGGACGATCAGTCCCGAGAACGAAGACAACAAATGCGTCGCAGAAATCAAGAGGATCGCCCATAACCTCTACTTTTGATTATGGATAGATCCGCTTGCCGTTGGGAAAAGGACACCGAAGAAATGGTCTCGTGTCAAGGAAAAATGAACTGTAACGTTGAGTCGTGAAAAAGTGGGAACCATTTCTTCAGATGAAATCTTGCTTGACCGCGCACGAAAAGGAGATCAGAATGCATTTCGTGAGATACTTGAACAACATCAACATACCGTGGCTCGTACCGTCGCGGGTATGCTTGGCAACACCTCTGAAGTGGATGATGTGGTTCAAGTCGTCTTCATTCGATTTTATAAAACACTTCACCGGTTTCGCGGAGAGGCAGCCTGTCGTACTTACCTCACACGGATTGCGATTAATGCATCCCTTGATGTTCTTCGACGACGAAAAAACCTGCGTTCACGATTCATCAGCCGGGATGATGAAAAAATGATGCTTCCTGAACCTGGAGCCTATGATTCTGAATCAGAACGCTTTGATCGGATACAACTCATTAATTCAGCGATGAATCAACTTAAACCCCACCACCGTGCAGTCGTTGTGCTTCGGTTGATTGACGGATACTCCGTTATCGAGACTGCCGAACTACTTGGAATCGCCCAAGGTACGGTAATGTCCAGACTGAGCCGTGCGACCGCTCATCTGCGCACGATCTTAGGCCCCATCCTTGAAGAAGAGAATTAGACATGTCACTCGTCCCATGAAAGATCCTCGCTTACATACCTTACTCCAGGAGGCGGCGGAAATCAATGCTGAATTCAATACTCAGCCGTTCCTTCCTGATCGAATCATGCGAAAGGTCCGAACAATCAACCCGTCGGAAGAGCAGTTTTTTCAAATGATCTGGTTTGCTTTCAAGCCCGTCATCCTCGCGAGTGCACTTTTTGTCTTGGGGTTTCTCTCCTACAACACATTTATCAGCCGTAGCTATGAGGTCCCCCCGACAACGACAGAAATTGTCTTCGGCCTGCAGCCTCTGACACTTACGACCGCCTATTCCACAGATTTGGACGAATCCCCGTCAACAATCCCATGAGTACTCGTGTTAAATCGTTGGTCGTCCTTGGATGTACCTTAATTATTGGAATTGCCATTGGTATCCTAGGAACCAGTACGTGGCAACATCGTCGGAACGTCGCTCTGTCTGAAACTCGAATTCAAGGTGGACTGACGCGTCACATTGAACGAGTCATTGATTTTCAAGATAAAGAACAGCTCGCTGAAGTCAGAACCATTGTGCGCCGTGCTGAACGATCATTGATGCAACAACGCCGACGTGCAATCGATAGTCTGGCCGTTCACCGCCAGATCTTAATTGCAGACCTGCAACAAGTTCTCACCCCAGAGCAATGGCAGCGCCTTGAAGCTTGGCTGGATCGAGAGCAAAAGCACCGAAGAGACCGACGAGATCGATCATCCAGTCAGCGCCGCTCGTCGCGAAAGAATTCTTCAGACCAAAAACCCCAATATTAATCTAACTCCGATGCGATTCTCTATCATCGTAACCGCTATTGTGATTACCGGTGCCTCACTCTGGTATTTCAACCGGGGCTCCGCTGAGCCTGTCAGCCCTTACCGGTTCGTGACACTTGAAGAAGGCGATCTTGAATCTGTTGTTGCAAGTACCGGGGCACTGGATGCTGTGACAACGGTCCAGGTTGGCACCCAAGTTTCTGGCATTATTGCCAGCATTTATGTCGACTTCAATGACCGCGTGTATGAGGGGCAAGTGATCGCCCGGATTGATACTACACTCCTGTGGAGTGCCGTGCGTGATGCGGAATCCAATTTGGAACGAAATCAAGCGCAGCTCCGACAGGCCCAGCGGGAGCTGGAACGGTTACAACCCTTGTACGAGCAACAATTCGTGACCGAGGTAGACTATTACCGGGCACAGTACGACCTAGACATTGCTAATGCAGCGACCAATAGTGCAGAAATCAGCTTGGATCGTGCTCGGCAAAATCTGAGTTATGCTACGATCATAGCTCCGATCTCTGGGACGGTCATCGAGCGCAATGTAGATGTTGGCCAGACGGTGGCAGCTAGCTTTTCAGCACCTCAGCTTTTTCTGATTGCTGACGACCTCTCTCGTATGGAAATCCTTGCGTCCGTTGATGAGAGCGACATCGGGCAGATCCAAGAAGGACAATTCGCGCGATTCACCGTACAGGCATATCCTGATGAAATGTTCACCGGAATAGTCCGGCAGGTACGTCTACAATCAACGGTAGAAGAAAACGTGGTGAATTACACTGTCGTCGTTGACGTTGAAAATCCAGACGGACGGCTTTTGCCCGGCATGACAGCCACCGTCGATTTCTTGATCGAATCTGCTAACAACGTTCTCAAACTTCCCAATGCTGCACTGCGTTTTCGGGGTACTCCACAAATGTTTGAAACCCTCCGTGCACGCAGAGAGGCAGCGGGGGGAGATAGATCTGAAGGCAATCCGAGTCCGGGAAATGGCAACCGCCCTAACAATGGCAGCACATGGAGCGGTGCTGGAGCAGGTAGCTTCGGAGGAGGTGCGAATAATTTTACTATGATCTGGTATCTGGATGAAAATAACGAACTGATGGCCGTTCCCGCACAAACTGGAATCACGGACGGCCAGATGACCGAGGTGTCCAGCGCACGCCTTCAGCCCGGCCTGCAAGTCATCGCGGGAGTCACACAACAGGAAGGCGAAGACTCAAACAACCCATTCCAACGCGCCCAGCAACGTTTTCGTCCAGGAGGATTTTAGTCCACATGGAAAGTGAACTGGTGATGCGAACGCAGGGATTGACCAAGGTTTATACCATGGGGAAGACCGAGGTCCACGCCCTGCAAGGGGTTGACCTGACAGTCGAACGGGGCGAAATGATTGCAATCGTGGGGGCTTCCGGCTCGGGAAAATCTACTCTGATGAATATCATCGGTTGCCTGGATTACCCTACATCAGGGACCTACTTTCTGGATGATGTACATGTAGAGAATTTGTCTCGCAACCAATTGGCCGATATTCGAAACAGCAAGATTGGCTTTGTCTTTCAGGGTTTTAACCTGCTTGCCCGAACGACTGCTCTTGAAAATGTTGAGTTACCTCTTCTCTACGACCGATCCCGGCGCAAAATTCGAATTCGGAAAATGGCTGAAGAAGCTCTCGAGCGCGTTGGACTTGGGGATCGCATGGACCATGAACCTAACGAACTCTCGGGTGGTCAGCAACAACGCGTCGCTATTGCGCGTGCACTGGTAACCAATCCATCCATCCTCTTGGCCGATGAGCCAACCGGCAACCTCGATAGCCATACTTCCATTGAAGTGCTAACCCTCTTTCAGGAACTTCATAACCAGGGAATGACGGTGCTGCTCATCACCCACGAATCTGACGTGGCGAATTGTACGCAACGTATCATTGAGTTGCGTGATGGCAAGATCATTCAGGACAAACGTATTCAGTCCGTCAAAGCACATGAAATTGCCCTATAGAAACTGAGCGAAGTATCCGACCCTATCTTATCTATCCATGAAAGCTTCAACACTCGTCAAGGTTGCCTCCCAGAGCATTTTGAAAAACAAAATGCGCACACTCCTGACCATGCTAGGAATCGTCATTGGTGTTGGCGCCGTCATTGTTATGGTCGCTATTGGACAGGGTGCACAATCCCAGATCCAAGAGCAAATCAATACTCTGGGGACCAACATGATCGTTGTTACTCCGGGAGCCAGCAACCAGGGTGGTGTGAGTCGGGGTGCACAAAGTTACAACCGTCTCACTGTCAAGGATTTCGAAAAAATTAAACGAGAGAGTCTGATCGTTTCTGCGGTTTCGCCGGTTGTGTTTAGCCGAACACAGGTTATCGGAGGTCAAGGAAACTGGCGTACAACCATCAATGGAGTCTCAACGGATTATCAGATTATCCGGAATTGGGATCTTAAGTATGGCAGTTTCTTTGACCAAAGTGAGCAGCGTCAGATGCGACGTGTCATCGTATTAGGGCATACCGTAGCAGAAAACCTCTTCCCTGGTGAGGACCCAGTCGGACTGACCGTGCAGGTACGTAACGTTCCCGTACAGGTCATTGGCGTCCTCGAACCCAAGGGGCAAACTGCCAGCGGCACGGACCAGGATGATGTGATTTTTGCTCCCTACACGACGGTTCAGACCCGACTTAGCGGATGGAGTCGCATATTTCAGATTCTAGCTAGCACACCTTCCTCGCGTGATATTCCCGCGGCACAAGAAGAAATCCGGGCTATTATGCGGGAATCTCATGGTCTAGCGGAATTTGCTGAAGATGACTTCACGGTACGCAATCAGAACGATCTCGCTGCAGCCGAACAGGGAACCACGGAAGTTATGACTATGCTGTTGGCCGCGATTGCCTCCATCTCACTCCTCGTCGGAGGAATTGGAATCATGAACATAATGCTCGTTTCCGTAACCGAGCGTACCCGTGAAATCGGGATTCGCATGGCCATAGGTGCCCGCGGACGGGATGTGCTGACCCAATTTCTGGTTGAGAGCATTGTCATGAGTGTGTTGGGCGGCGCAATTGGGGTTGGGATTGGCTTTGCTGGCTCAAGCATATTGAGCCAGTTGACGGGATGGAATACCGTCACCTCACCTACCACCATCATGATTGCTCTGGCGTTTTCGGCAGGTGTCGGCATCTTCTTTGGCTTCTATCCTGCGCGCAAAGCTTCCGCGCTGAACCCGATTGAAGCACTCCGTCACGAATAATCGTACTACCCCCTCTGCTCTCCTCTCCGAGAGGGTACAACCCAACTTCCCCACCAGTCTCCCGCGGAGCTGCCTGATGGAACCCGTGCACACAGGGGGCAGCCCCAGCGGAAAAAGCGGAACGGACACCGCGGAGGTAGCGCACGTCGCACCTCCAAATCAAACGCTTTCGACCAACCAAGCAATCAGTCCTTTGAACCGAGGAAGATACCTGCGAGGAGGCCAAGTGCTTTCTTAACCCGCCTTCCTGCTGTTTCTTTCCTCCTGCACTTCCTTACGGATCGTGTTGGCAAGATTTCTCAAGTCCAACATGGCTCTACGAACGCGAGCACCCGCTGCATCTACCTCTTTGTCATGAAACTTGGTGAAATCGGATTCAATGCCATCAACGATGGTCTTAAGCTCACTATATCTGTTCATCGTGGTTTGATTGGTAAAACGTTTGGTTATGAAAACTGTGTGATTTAGAGTTTCTTCCCAGAATAAAACCCACCAATTGGGGTTAATCCTCTGAGCATCTGCTCTCAAAGGTGGAATATACGCAATCTGTTCAATATGTAACCAAATTCCAGCTCTTTACGGAGCTGGAATAAAAAATGATCTTATGTCGGAAGATACCAGCACGGTCCTCCAACATATGGATTGCCGAATTCATGGAAGCTGCTTCCGTGGCGAGCCGCTGCAGCGGCAATGGAATTTTCCGGTACATGAAGTTCTCACTCCCATCACGCGGTAGATAGACACGCTTAACTCTCCTATCCACCCATCACAACATCTGGACTGGAAAATACTCGGTCAGTCTGAAGATTCGTCTTGAATCAAACTCTCCATGCCGAATTTCGAGATGTTCTCCAATGTCTCGCGTACCTCGTTCCAAGTCGTCGAGTAGTTGATGACGCACATCCTGAGCGCTAGCATTCCGTCGAGGCGCGTTGATGATATGAACGCATGGTCTTCCCAGAATACTCGGGCGAGTACGGTCTTGTTGATTGTTTCCAACTGATACTTGTCAAGATCGGCGTTCTCGGGATTGACGCGGAAGCACGCAATTCCCAGTGCTACAGGTGCCAACATCTCTAAGACAGTACTCTCCTCAACATATCCCCCAATTCGATGCGCAAGATCCATCCCATGCAATTGGGCATTCCGGAATGCAGTCATACCGAAGGTCTGAACGGACATCCAGATCTTTAATGCCCTAACGGAGCGACTAAGTTGCAACCCTCTATCCGAAAAATTTGGATGACCAGCACCCCAGATCGTGTCCTGAAGAATATCACACTTGCCGACAAACACCCGCTCAAGAGTACTTAAATCCTTCACCATTAGGCCCCCTACTTCATAGGGTTGGAAAAACCACTTATGTGCGTCCAGTACAATTGAATCTGCACGCTCAATTCCACGCATGATATTCCTACCTTCCTCGGTCACGATGGCAAAGCCTCCATGAGCGGCATCAACGTGAAGCCATATTTCCTGGGCCTCGCAGTAGTCCGCCATCGCTTCCAGAGGGTCGACAGCCCCACAGCTGGATGTACCGGCGTTCGCACACACCGCAATGGGGCTGAATCCAGCAGCCCTGTCCTCGGCCACCTTCTCAGCAAGCGCATCCATGTCCATGCGGAAACGCCCGTCGGTCGGAATCATACGAATACATTCTGGACGAAGACCTATAATCCTAGCTGCTTTGATGAGCGCACTGTGGCCCTGGTCACTCATATATAGAGTGCCCCGTTCCGGATTGCCCGCCGCCTCCCGGGCCGCAACTAGACCATCCAGGTTTGCCGCCGACCCCCCGCTCGTCAACACACCTCCCGCATTTTCCGGATAGCCAATCCAGCACCGAAACCAATCAACTACGACAAGTTCTAACTGGCTCGGACCACTCGAAATCAACCAGGAGCTCTGGTTGATATTAAATCCGGCAACCATGAAGTCAGCCAAGACTCCAGGCCAAGTGGGCTGGGAAGGAATAAATCCAAAACAACGCGGATGGTCTAAACTCAGTGCCGCCGGAAGGATCTCTTGTGCGGCCTCGTCTATCACTTGCGAGGCCGAACGGCTCTCCTCGGGTGGAGGCTTCATCAATTGATCCTCAAGGTCTCGCCGGAATTCTCCTGCCCAAGCACCTTGTCCAGGCAAATTCTCGATGCGCTGCACTACCAGCTCTGCCGTTTGGCGTGCAAGTGATAGCATCTGTTCCGGCGACATCCGGAGATCACTTCCGATTCCATCATTACCATCTGTTACTTTGTCCATCAAATGCCCTCGTAGGCTAAATAGGCTGGATTAAGAAAACGGTGTGGATACAAACACAAAAATACAATAAACAACTGACCCAGCACTATATTTATAGCTTCGGCACGAAACACTAATATAGGAAACCCTGAATGAGCTCAACGATGAAACCATTCCACCTCGTCATCAACGGCAAGAAGGTCCCTACCGGGCGATGCTTTGAAGTATTGAATCCCGCCACCGAACAAGTAGCCGGACTTGCATCACTGGCAAGAAAAAAGGATCTGGATGATGCCGTGCGATCTGCTCAGATGGCGTTCGAAAAATGGCGTGAAGTGCCCGAACCCGAGAGACAGGCGGCATGCTTGGAAATTGCATCAAAAATTGAGGCAAATGCCGAGGAACTTGCTCATATCTTGACCGCTGAACAGGGCAAGCCTCTAAACGGACTTGGCTCACGATGGGAAGTCGGCGGCGCCATAGCTTGGACCCGCTATACAGCCAGCCTTTCCCTTCCGGTGAAGGTTCTCCAAGACAACGACCAGGGCAGGGTCGTGCTTCACCGCAAGCCAATCGGTGTTGTGGGCTCCATTACTCCCTGGAACTTTCCACTCATGATCGCGATCTGGCATATCGTTCCTGCTGTTCTCTCAGGCAACACGGTAGTGAGCAAACCCTCTCCTTTTACGCCTCTGTCAACGCTGCGCCTGGTTGAACTCATGAACGAAGTGTTGCCGGAAGGCGTTGTCAACTGCATCTCAGGAAAAGACAGCTTAGGTGCCGCAATGACAACGCATGAGGGGATCGGCAAAATTGTTTTCACCGGTTCCTGCGCAACTGGCCGGAAAATCATGGCGAACTCGGCGGAAACCATGAAGCGACTGACTCTCGAACTCGGTGGGAACGACGCTGGAATCGTTCTTCCAGATGTTGACCCAAAGCAGATTGCCGAAGGGCTTTTCTGGGGTGCATTCATTAACAGCGGCCAAACCTGTGCCGCGTTGAAACGTCTTTACGTACATAATGACGTGTACGACGGGGTCTGTGGGGAATTAGTTAATCTCGCCCGAAAGATGAAGGTCGGCGAGGGTACAAACGAGGATGTTGTTTTGGGACCGATTCAAAACCGCAAGCAGTACGACATTGTGTCCGACCTAGTGCAAGACGCGAAGTCCAAGGGACGTGTACTCTTGGGCGGAGATCCCGGAGAAATACAGATGGAAATGGGTGGAAAGGGATATTTTTTTCCGCTCACGATCATAGCCGATTTGGAAAACGGAGACCCTCTAGTTGACGAGGAGCAGTTCGGACCCGTCCTGCCGATTATCCGCTATCATCGGACCGAAGAGGCAATTGAGAAGGCAAACGACAATCCAAATGGCCTCGGAGGTTCGGTCTGGAGCCAGAACATAGAAAAGGCGAGAGAAATTGCGAACCAAATGGAGTGCGGATCGGTCTGGATAAACAAGCATGGAATGATCCAGCCCAACGCTCCCTTCGGCGGAGTAAAACGCTCTGGCTTCGGGGTCGAGTTCGCAGAGGAAGGTCTGAAGGAGTACACGGATATTCAGGTTGTCTTCTCCTGAAGTGTCCCGACACCACAATCCCTGCCCTGCATGGTAACTGGCGATTTCCCATACCATTTTTCGAGACCCTGATTTTTTAAATACAATTCGCTTTAGGAATTCGCCTCACTGTAATCGGGGGAGTATCTCCACGTTTCCAATCTATTTGCTATATTAGTCCCAATCGGTAGTAGCGATCTGCCAAATGTTTGGCTCAAAACCGTATATTCGTGACTACTGGCACATAAAAACATTCCAACAACTTTGGTTACAATGAAATTTACCTACGTTCTTTTTCTCACACTCGCTCTGCTGATCACCGCTTGTGGTGGTTCTGATACTTCCACGGATATGGACAGTGACGCAGAAATGCACGAAGATGGTGCTATGATGGATGACGGCGATGCCATGGAAATGGAGGCTGACTCTGCTGATGCCATGGAAATGGAGGCTGATACGACCGATATGATGGAGGAGGCAGCAGAAGAGGAAGCAATGGAAGAGGAGAGTGAAGAAGCTGAAGAGTAGTTGTCCGTATCGTTTCAGATATGGATTGTTGCTCCGGCCCCACACAGTGGGCGCACTGAACTGACGTTTGAAAGTGTGCAAGGTGTATCGCTTGACCCGTTCTGGGTCCAAGTCGGTGTGCTGTGATTGATCTGAGGATGTGATCGTGTGGGTGACCGGCTGACGTCGCAAATGCTCCGCGTTATAGCGCCTTGAGCATGCATCTATGAAGGCTCAAAACCCGTCGCTTGTGCCCTTTCGGCAATGGGCAACCAGCGATTCTCCATGGGAATCAAAGTACGGATACGCGCGGGCGGTAAGAAATTTTCAACATATTTTTGTTTCGGGTACGACAGCAGTTACCCCCGAGGGTAGTGTAGTCGGCGAGGGTGATGCCTACGCACAAACCCAGTATATCT is a window encoding:
- a CDS encoding RNA polymerase sigma factor translates to MSREKVGTISSDEILLDRARKGDQNAFREILEQHQHTVARTVAGMLGNTSEVDDVVQVVFIRFYKTLHRFRGEAACRTYLTRIAINASLDVLRRRKNLRSRFISRDDEKMMLPEPGAYDSESERFDRIQLINSAMNQLKPHHRAVVVLRLIDGYSVIETAELLGIAQGTVMSRLSRATAHLRTILGPILEEEN
- a CDS encoding efflux RND transporter periplasmic adaptor subunit, with translation MRFSIIVTAIVITGASLWYFNRGSAEPVSPYRFVTLEEGDLESVVASTGALDAVTTVQVGTQVSGIIASIYVDFNDRVYEGQVIARIDTTLLWSAVRDAESNLERNQAQLRQAQRELERLQPLYEQQFVTEVDYYRAQYDLDIANAATNSAEISLDRARQNLSYATIIAPISGTVIERNVDVGQTVAASFSAPQLFLIADDLSRMEILASVDESDIGQIQEGQFARFTVQAYPDEMFTGIVRQVRLQSTVEENVVNYTVVVDVENPDGRLLPGMTATVDFLIESANNVLKLPNAALRFRGTPQMFETLRARREAAGGDRSEGNPSPGNGNRPNNGSTWSGAGAGSFGGGANNFTMIWYLDENNELMAVPAQTGITDGQMTEVSSARLQPGLQVIAGVTQQEGEDSNNPFQRAQQRFRPGGF
- a CDS encoding ABC transporter ATP-binding protein, which translates into the protein MESELVMRTQGLTKVYTMGKTEVHALQGVDLTVERGEMIAIVGASGSGKSTLMNIIGCLDYPTSGTYFLDDVHVENLSRNQLADIRNSKIGFVFQGFNLLARTTALENVELPLLYDRSRRKIRIRKMAEEALERVGLGDRMDHEPNELSGGQQQRVAIARALVTNPSILLADEPTGNLDSHTSIEVLTLFQELHNQGMTVLLITHESDVANCTQRIIELRDGKIIQDKRIQSVKAHEIAL
- a CDS encoding FtsX-like permease family protein: MKASTLVKVASQSILKNKMRTLLTMLGIVIGVGAVIVMVAIGQGAQSQIQEQINTLGTNMIVVTPGASNQGGVSRGAQSYNRLTVKDFEKIKRESLIVSAVSPVVFSRTQVIGGQGNWRTTINGVSTDYQIIRNWDLKYGSFFDQSEQRQMRRVIVLGHTVAENLFPGEDPVGLTVQVRNVPVQVIGVLEPKGQTASGTDQDDVIFAPYTTVQTRLSGWSRIFQILASTPSSRDIPAAQEEIRAIMRESHGLAEFAEDDFTVRNQNDLAAAEQGTTEVMTMLLAAIASISLLVGGIGIMNIMLVSVTERTREIGIRMAIGARGRDVLTQFLVESIVMSVLGGAIGVGIGFAGSSILSQLTGWNTVTSPTTIMIALAFSAGVGIFFGFYPARKASALNPIEALRHE
- a CDS encoding histone H1, producing MNRYSELKTIVDGIESDFTKFHDKEVDAAGARVRRAMLDLRNLANTIRKEVQEERNSRKAG
- a CDS encoding aminotransferase class I/II-fold pyridoxal phosphate-dependent enzyme: MDKVTDGNDGIGSDLRMSPEQMLSLARQTAELVVQRIENLPGQGAWAGEFRRDLEDQLMKPPPEESRSASQVIDEAAQEILPAALSLDHPRCFGFIPSQPTWPGVLADFMVAGFNINQSSWLISSGPSQLELVVVDWFRCWIGYPENAGGVLTSGGSAANLDGLVAAREAAGNPERGTLYMSDQGHSALIKAARIIGLRPECIRMIPTDGRFRMDMDALAEKVAEDRAAGFSPIAVCANAGTSSCGAVDPLEAMADYCEAQEIWLHVDAAHGGFAIVTEEGRNIMRGIERADSIVLDAHKWFFQPYEVGGLMVKDLSTLERVFVGKCDILQDTIWGAGHPNFSDRGLQLSRSVRALKIWMSVQTFGMTAFRNAQLHGMDLAHRIGGYVEESTVLEMLAPVALGIACFRVNPENADLDKYQLETINKTVLARVFWEDHAFISSTRLDGMLALRMCVINYSTTWNEVRETLENISKFGMESLIQDESSD
- a CDS encoding aldehyde dehydrogenase family protein; protein product: MKPFHLVINGKKVPTGRCFEVLNPATEQVAGLASLARKKDLDDAVRSAQMAFEKWREVPEPERQAACLEIASKIEANAEELAHILTAEQGKPLNGLGSRWEVGGAIAWTRYTASLSLPVKVLQDNDQGRVVLHRKPIGVVGSITPWNFPLMIAIWHIVPAVLSGNTVVSKPSPFTPLSTLRLVELMNEVLPEGVVNCISGKDSLGAAMTTHEGIGKIVFTGSCATGRKIMANSAETMKRLTLELGGNDAGIVLPDVDPKQIAEGLFWGAFINSGQTCAALKRLYVHNDVYDGVCGELVNLARKMKVGEGTNEDVVLGPIQNRKQYDIVSDLVQDAKSKGRVLLGGDPGEIQMEMGGKGYFFPLTIIADLENGDPLVDEEQFGPVLPIIRYHRTEEAIEKANDNPNGLGGSVWSQNIEKAREIANQMECGSVWINKHGMIQPNAPFGGVKRSGFGVEFAEEGLKEYTDIQVVFS